The Caulobacter vibrioides sequence TGGCCAGGTCACCCTGCGCTGGATCATCCAGCAGGGCGTCATCGCCATCCCGCGCACGAGCAACCCGGCCCGGATCGTCGAGAACTTCGATGTGCTCGATTTCGAGCTGTCCGACGCAGAGATGACCCGCATCCACGCCCTGGCCCGCCCGGATGGTCGCCTCGGCGACTGGCTGGACAAGGCGTATCAGTGGGACGCGGCTTAGAGCCCGGCTCAACTTGACGCGACGCTCGCCCCGAGAACAATCTAGAATTGAGCGACCTTGGGGCGGAGTTGGTGATGGCGTTTGGAGCAGGACCTTTGGTGATCGCCTTGACGCTGGCGAGCGCCCTCCAGACGCCTTTGCCGCTCGCGACGCTGCGCGCCGATCCCTCGGCCGCCCGCGATTTCGACTACTGGAGCCTGCGGGCGGGCCGAACCCCGGCCGAGGTCCAGGCTTTGGCGGGTTCGATCACCGCCGATGACGCGGCCAAGGGTTGTCGCACCGAGGCTGAGCTCGAGATCGTTCTGGGTCTTGAGAGCGCAGCGGAGGCCAACTCCGCCGCCGCTTGGCGCGCCGATCATGAGGCCGCCGCCAAGTTCGAACGCGAGAGCAAAGCCCTGCGCGCCAAGGCCCTGGCCGGCGAGAAGGTCGGCGATCAGTACATCAGCCGGAACGTCCAGACCTTTGTGGAGCAGGCTCAAGCCGCGCGGACACAACGCGCCCGCGCAGTGATCGAGCGCGTCGCGATCGATCAGGCCGGCCTGAGCGTCTCCGCGCCTCAGTCTCCAGTGCCCGGGGTGGAGCGACGGATCGCCCTCCGCTCGAAGCATCGCTACTGCGTTGTGTCGCGCGATAACGCCGAATGGCTGAAGACCGAGATCAGGTCGCGCGGCTGGTTCACCCTGTCCGCCGACGGCCCCGACGCTGACAGGGCCGCGTGGCTGATGGTGCAGCACAGCGACCACGATCCCGCCTTCCAGCGCGAGGCCCTGGCCCTCTTGACCCGCCTGAAGGACCAGAACGAGACCAGCAAGCGCAACTACGCCTATCTGTACGACCGCCTCGCCGCCAATGAGGGCCGCAACCAGCTCTACGCGACCCAGGCGCGCTGTCGGGCCGGCCAGCGCGAACCCCATCCCGCTGTGGATCAGCCTGAAGGCCTGGAGGCGCGCCGCGCAGCCATGGGCCTGGAGACGCTGGAAGCCTACTACGCCCGGTGGGGCGCTTGCCCGAAGGCCTAGGCGAGGATCGGCGCGCCGCTGTTTCTCGCGCGCGCCGGTGCTAAGCTCTCAGGACTCGCGACCGGGAGACCCTCGCGCTATCGCCGACCAAGCCACCACCAAGGAATCCCATGCGCCTCGCCATCGTCGCCCTCGCCCTGCTGACCATCCCCGCCCTGTCGGCCTGCACCGAGAGCAAGCAGGCCCGGCGCGCCGCCACCTGGAACGACAAGCCGGCCGACATCGTCTGCTGGTCGTATGGAACCCAGACCTTCGCCGGCCGGTCGACCGGCAAGGTCGAGTATGACGAAGGCGGCCGCATCTCGTTCGTCGACGCCGCCAACGGCCGCTACACCACGGTCGAGGGCGAGTGCCGGATCGTCTACGCGAAATAGGCGGCTATTTCAGGCCGTCCTCGGCCAGGGTGTAGGCCACGATCGCGTTGGCGTGACCGTGGCCGAACCCATGCGCGCTCTTCAGTACGGCGACGAGATCCATGTGCTTGGCCGGATAGGCGTCGCGCACGATCTTCTGCCAGTGGGCGACCGGCTGTCCGTAGGTCTTTTCGATCGACGGGAAGTAGGACACCGGGCCCTTCACCTTGTTGTCGGACATCAGAAGCGCCTCTCGGTTTTAGCCAACCCTTGATGCGTCGGGCGCTCGCCGCCGGCAATGGCCTGACCCCGGCCGCCACCAAAACTCCCTCCGTTTTCAGACGAACGCGGTTTCATCCGCCTCCGAAAGGGCCTAGGTAAGCCTCAACCTGAGCATAACCTTCAGGACGGGGACGAGATGGACGACGCGGGCGCCAGCTTGCAGGCGATCATGGCGGGGATGGGCCGGACGGCCCGCGAGGGCGCGCGCGCGCTTCGCCTCGCCACGCCAGAGCAGCGCACGGCCGCCATCCAGGCCATGGCCGTCGCCATCCGCGAAGACGCCGACGCCATCCTCCTGGCCAACGCCAAAGACCTCGCCCGCGCAGAGGCTAACGGCGTCTCGGGCCCGATGCTGGACCGGCTGGCTCTGGACGCCGCACGCCTGGAAGGCGTCGCCGCCGGCGTCGAGGCCGTGGCCGCCATCCCTGATCCCGTCGGCGTCGCCACCGCGCGCTGGACCCGGCCCAATGGCCTGGACATCGCCCGCGTCCGCACGCCGATCGGCGTGATCGCCATGATCTATGAGAGCCGCCCCAATGTGACCGCCGACGCTGCGGCGCTGTGCGTGCGCTCGGGCAATGCGGTGATCCTGCGCGGCGGGTCGGAGTGCATCCATTCCAACCTCGCCATTCACGCCGCCATCGCGCGCGGTCTCAAGGCCGCCGGCCTGCCCGCCGCCGCCGTCCAGGCGGTGAAGACGCCCGATCGCGCCGCCGTTGGCATGATCCTGGCCGGGCTGGACAAGACCATCGACCTGATCATTCCGCGCGGCGGCAAAAGCCTGGTGGCCCGCGTCCAGGCCGAGGCCCGCGCCCCGGTGCTGGGCCACCTGGAAGGCCTGAACCACGTCTTCGTCCACGCCGCCGCCGACCTGAAGAAGGCCGTCGAGGTGGTGGTGAACGCCAAGCTGCGCCGCGTCTCGGTCTGCGGCTCGGCCGAGACCCTGCTGATCGACAAGGCCGCCGCCGAGACGCTGCTGCCGCCGATCGCCGACGCCCTGATCAAGGCAGGCTGCGAACTGCGCGGCGACGCCGCCGCCCGCGCCATCGAACCGACGATGAAGAAGGCCACCGTCGAGGACTGGACCACCGAATACCTGGCCCCGATCCTGTCGGTGGCCGTGGTCGACGGCGTGGCCGGCGCGGCGCGGCATATCGCCTCGTACGGCTCGGGCCATACCGACGCGATCATCACCGAGGACGCCGCCGCCGCCGAGGCCTTCATCGCCGAGGTCGACAGCGCCATCGTGCTGGTCAACGCCTCGACCCAGTTCGCCGATGGCGGCGAGTTCGGCTTCGGGGCCGAAATCGGCATCGCCACCGACAAGCTTCATGCCCGCGGCCCGGTTGGGGCCGAGCAACT is a genomic window containing:
- a CDS encoding DUF6624 domain-containing protein, coding for MIALTLASALQTPLPLATLRADPSAARDFDYWSLRAGRTPAEVQALAGSITADDAAKGCRTEAELEIVLGLESAAEANSAAAWRADHEAAAKFERESKALRAKALAGEKVGDQYISRNVQTFVEQAQAARTQRARAVIERVAIDQAGLSVSAPQSPVPGVERRIALRSKHRYCVVSRDNAEWLKTEIRSRGWFTLSADGPDADRAAWLMVQHSDHDPAFQREALALLTRLKDQNETSKRNYAYLYDRLAANEGRNQLYATQARCRAGQREPHPAVDQPEGLEARRAAMGLETLEAYYARWGACPKA
- a CDS encoding DUF4287 domain-containing protein, yielding MMSDNKVKGPVSYFPSIEKTYGQPVAHWQKIVRDAYPAKHMDLVAVLKSAHGFGHGHANAIVAYTLAEDGLK
- a CDS encoding glutamate-5-semialdehyde dehydrogenase yields the protein MDDAGASLQAIMAGMGRTAREGARALRLATPEQRTAAIQAMAVAIREDADAILLANAKDLARAEANGVSGPMLDRLALDAARLEGVAAGVEAVAAIPDPVGVATARWTRPNGLDIARVRTPIGVIAMIYESRPNVTADAAALCVRSGNAVILRGGSECIHSNLAIHAAIARGLKAAGLPAAAVQAVKTPDRAAVGMILAGLDKTIDLIIPRGGKSLVARVQAEARAPVLGHLEGLNHVFVHAAADLKKAVEVVVNAKLRRVSVCGSAETLLIDKAAAETLLPPIADALIKAGCELRGDAAARAIEPTMKKATVEDWTTEYLAPILSVAVVDGVAGAARHIASYGSGHTDAIITEDAAAAEAFIAEVDSAIVLVNASTQFADGGEFGFGAEIGIATDKLHARGPVGAEQLTTFKYVVRGTGQTRP